GCCAGCCGACGGAATGTGCCGGCCAGCCCCGTGGCGATCGGGCAGCCGTCGCCGTCGGCCTCTCGGGCGGCGGCGGCCGTCACGCTGTCGAGCAGGCGATCGAAGAGGGCGGTCATCCGGCGGCGCACCTCACCGTAGCCCTTGACGAGCTGGGCGGCCGCCGCCACCTCACGGGCCAGAGCCGGATCCCGGTCCTGGGCTGCTCTCACCGCGGCCAGCCAGCGCTCCATCCGCTCGTGCTCTCGGCGCGAGCGGTACGAGTAGGGCCGAAGCCAGCGGCAACGGGCCAGGAGCCACAGGCGCAGAAAACCCAGCACGGTCGTCGTCCGAACGTGCTGGCCGAGGGCCGGCCGCCCATGAGGCCAGCGCCGTTCTGCCCACCGGGCCAAGGGGGCGACGAGGCGGTCGGGGAGGATGCCGTAGAGCTCGTCGAGGTCGGGTCGTAGATAGTCGGTGACGATCACGTGCGCGTCCGCGCCCGCTTGCTCGCGGATGCGGGCGAGCCGGCTCGCTCGCGTCTTGAGATCGGCCACGCGGATCGCGTCCTCGTAGCTCATCCAGACCGCCAGGTGCCTGGCCACGAGCCGCGCGACCTCCGGGTCGCCCCCGGGCTGAGCGAAGGGGGCGAGGCGCTCGAGGTATCGCCCCGCATAAGCCACGTCCTGGTAGTCCACCAGCCGCGCCACCGCCTCGCCGGCCAGGGGCCGCACGCTTTCGGGCAGCCTTCCCACGACCTCGCGAAGGACAGGGGCCGGCCGCAGCGCCGGCCGCGCGGCCGCGGTGGGCCGGGCCGCGCCCGACCGCGCTTGCTCGTACCCCACCTGGAAGCCGCGCAGGTTGGCCTCGACACCGACACCTCGGCGCTCGATGGCCACCTGGTACGCC
The Candidatus Methylomirabilota bacterium genome window above contains:
- a CDS encoding indolepyruvate oxidoreductase subunit beta family protein translates to MTDPARAPTPPALFSLLIPAVGGQGGGVLAEWIVEAALQDGLLAHATSIPGVAQRTGSTTYYVEVYSGPGETAPAFSLYPVPGALDVLLAPEFLEVGRAVENGIPSPARTTIIASTHRLYSIHEKVATSGAIYPTEQLQTAARAFARTLIAFDALALAREHDTEVNAILLGALAASEALPIRSAAYQVAIERRGVGVEANLRGFQVGYEQARSGAARPTAAARPALRPAPVLREVVGRLPESVRPLAGEAVARLVDYQDVAYAGRYLERLAPFAQPGGDPEVARLVARHLAVWMSYEDAIRVADLKTRASRLARIREQAGADAHVIVTDYLRPDLDELYGILPDRLVAPLARWAERRWPHGRPALGQHVRTTTVLGFLRLWLLARCRWLRPYSYRSRREHERMERWLAAVRAAQDRDPALAREVAAAAQLVKGYGEVRRRMTALFDRLLDSVTAAAAREADGDGCPIATGLAGTFRRLALAGPEGEQRAVGLAADVLDRLARKERDAALAALSAA